The bacterium genomic sequence TAGCCGTCGCGGGTGGCGAGAAATGTCCGAACGTCCCGGCCGCCGAGGTGGTGCGCGAGCTCGTGGCGCTCCGCCCGACCACCGAGACACTCCTCGTCGAGCTGCGCGACGACCTCCTCATCCTGTCCGGCGAACGCCCGGCGCACGACGTAGCCCTCGGGAATCGTACCGACGTCGGGCGCCGGTTCGGCGCCCGCGGCGGCGGACGGCAGATCGAGGCTCGAGACGACGAGCGCGTCCGCGATCGTGAATTGGCCGGTGACGATGAGCCGCATGCCGAGCGGATTGCGCTCCGCCGTGCGCAGGCGCAGCCGGTCCTGCCGCGCCTCCTGGAAACGGCGGCTGAGCTCGGCGTCGACGCGGTCCACCACGGTCCGCAGCGCCTGCGCGGTCGGAGCCTGCCGCAGGGCGTCCGGCAACAGCAGCACTTCTTCCGCGAGCAAGCGGTTTTTGTCCCGGCCGAACACCAGCAGGCCGGCCGGCTCGCGGTTCAACTCCAACACCACGACGTCTTTCTCGGACTGGATCCACCAGACGTCCTTAGGGCCGAGGATGCCGTAGCGGCCGAAGCACGCGGAGTAGCCGCCGTGGTAGACACCCTCGTACAGACGCAGAATCGTCTCCGCGTCGCCGGACTCCGCGGGGCGCAGCGTCAACAGCATTTCACCGCTCGAGGATCGGCGTGTCGCCCCAGAGGCGCTCGAGGTTGTAGTATTCGCGCTCGCGGGGGTTCATCACGTGCACGACCACGTCACCGAAGTCCAGCAGCACCCACCGGCCGTCATCGCGGCCTTCCGCGCGCGGTTTCGGCACGCCGGCGTCTTTCATCGCCTCTTCGACCGCCTCGGTGATCGCCCGAATCTGCACGCGCGTGGTGCCGCTCGCGATGACGAAGTAGTCGGTGACCGGCGTGTGTTCCTGAAGGTCGAGGACGATCACGTCACCGGCCAGCTTGGACTCCGCGGCGTCCGCGGCCAGCAGCGCCTTGCCGCGTGAATCCACTAGGCGCCCCCGCCCCCCTCGGCGTCCGCCCCGGCCGGAGTCCGCGCCCTGGTGTACAGGCGGTGCTTCACGATGTAGCCTTCGACCGCTTCCGGCACAAGATACCGGATCGGACGCCCCCCGCGCACGCGGGCCCGAATATCGGTGCTGCTGATCGCCATCGCCGGGATCTCGAGTGCGTGCACGTTGTGCAGATGCGCCCGCAGCGGCGCCGGGATCGATGACCACGCCTCCGGATCGAGGTGGTAGCCCGGACGGTTGGCGGCAATGAACTGGCACAATTCGAGCAACTTCGCGGTCTCGCGCCATTCGCCGCGAAGGATTTGCCCGAGCGCATCCGCGCCGGTGATGTAGTAGAGGTCCGCGTCGGGATACTGCCGGCGCAGCTCCTGGATCGTATCGACCGTGTACGAGGGCCCGGGCCGCTCGATCTCGAGCCGCGACACGGAGAAAGCCGGATTCGTGACGGTCGCGAGAAATGTCATCAGGTAGCGATCTTCCGGCTGGGAGACATCGCGCGGATCTTTGTGGGGCGGATGGCGGTTCGGCACGAAGATCACGGCGCTCAGGCCGAACCGCCAGCGTGCTTCGTCCGCGGTTACCAAGTGACCGTAGTGGACGGGATCGAACGTGCCGCCCATGATCCCGACCCTACCCACGGCCACCCCCCGCCGCTTTACGCTTCCGTGCGCCGGTCTCGGCCGTACGGGCATCAGAGGCGAGGTTCTCGGCCACGCCGATGCCCTCCTCCGGCAAGGCGTCGCGCCGGCCGGTTTCCGGCGGAGCCGCCGCGCGCAGCAACCGCAGCATCGCCGCGACAAGCGCCGGAATGCCCTCTCCCGTCGCCGCCGAGATCGCCACCGCGGGACGGCCCTGCGCCGCCGCGGACGCGACAAAAGCATCCGCGCGCGCGCGCGCTTCGGGAAGGTCGATCTTGTTGCCGGCAACGAGCGTCGGCCGCCCGACGAGCGCCGGCGCGTATTGCGCGAGTTCACGCGTCACTGTCGCCACCGCCGCCTCCGGATCAGGGGCGCTGAGGTCCACGAGATGCACCAGCACACGCGTCCGGTCGATGTGTCGGAGGAATTCATGTCCCAGCCCCGCGCCGCGGTGCGCGCCCTCGATGAGGCCCGGGATGTCGGCAACGACGATACCGTCGGCATCGGGCAGGGGCACCACGCCCAGCATCGGCTCCGTCGTCGTAAACGGGTAGTCCGCGATCTTGGGCCGCGCCGCCGAGATGCGGGCGAGCAGCGACGACTTCCCGGCGTTCGGCAGTCCGACGAGGCCGACGTCGGCTAGGAGGCGCAGTTCGAGCCGCAGCGCGCGCTCCTGGCCGGGCTCGCCGGGCTCGGCCCGGCGCGGCGCCCGATGCGTCGGCGTCGCGAAGTGCGCGTTGCCGCGGCCGCCGCGGCCGCCGCGCGCCACGACGACCCGGTCCCCGGGCCGGACGAGGTCTGCGACGACGTCGCCGGTGGCGGCATCGACGACGATGGTCCCGGGCGGGACGGCGACTACCGCGTCCCGGCCGGCCCGGCCGCTGCGGCGCGAGCCTTCGCCGTGGGCGCCGCGCGTCGCGCGGAAGAGCCGCCGGTAGCGAAACGGCAGGAGCGTGTTCAGGTTCGGGTCGACGCGCAGGATCACGTCGCCGCCGCGGCCGCCGTCTCCGCCGGACGGACCCCCCTTCGGCACGTATTTCTCGCGCCGGAAGGCAACGACGCCGTTGCCGCCGCCGCCCGCCTTCACCTGGATCGCCGCCCGATCAATGAACATCGCCAATGACGAGGCCCCGGACGCGCTGCGTCCGGGGCCTCACGGCTCGTCTCCGCCGTTAGGCGCCGGCCGGGTAGACCGAAACCTGGCGGCCGTCGCGGCCGCGCCGCTCGAACCGCACCACGCCGCCGGCGAGCGCGAATAGCGTGTCGTCCCGGCCGATCCCCACGTTTTCCCCGGGACGGTAGCGGGTGCCGCGCTGGCGCACGAGCACGCTGCCGGCGGACACCGTCTCGCCGGCGAACCGCTTGATCCCGAGCCGCTGCGCGTTGCTGTCACGTCCGTTCCGAGAACTGCTGCCGCCTTTCTTATGCGCCACGGCGGGCACCTCCCAACTCGATCCGCTCGATCCGCACGCGACTGAGCGGCTGCCGGTGCCCGACCCTGCGGCGGTAATGCTTCTTCGGCCGAAACTTGCCGACCGTCACCTTGCGCATCCGTCCGTGCGACAGCACCTTGGCCATGACCTGCGCGCCCTCGACCACCGGCGTGCCGCACTGCACGTTGTCGGCGTCCACGACCATCAGGACTCGGCCCAACACAACCTCGGCCCCCTTGTCCGCGGACAGCCGGTCCACGTCCACGACCTGGCCCTGCTCGACGCGCATCTGCTTTCCGCCTCGATCGATGACCGCGTACATACTTAGTCCCCCATCGTAACGTTCGTAGGCACCACGAAATCCTACCATTGACAATCAAATGGTGTCAAATGACGTCGCCCCTACGACCGCTCCTCGGCGGGACGCCGGCGGCGGCCGCCCCTCCCCCGCCCGCGGCGCCGCGGCCGCGCCGGCCCGTTCGGCGACATGAGCGGCAGCGGAGCGGCTTCGATCGGGGGGGGCGACGGCTCACGTTCGGGACGCCGGCCCCGCACCCAGGCCCAAAGCCGTACGAGCACGCCGGGACGGGACGCTTCGATCGGGCGCAGCATCCGCGCGTCGACGGTCTCGTCGTCCGGCACGTTGAGCGGCTCGCCGCGCACGGGATCGAGCCAAATCGCCTCGCCCGCGCCGTCGCCCTGGGCCGCCTGCCGCGCGGCGGCTTCCGGGGTATCGGCCTGCCGGACCACCGCGCGGTCGAGATGGATGCCCGGCCGCGGCAGCACGAGGACGCGCTTGCCGGTGGCCTGTTCGAGCGCCCGCCGCCACGCCGGGTCCTCTTCGAGCAGGACCGCGACGTCGGGGTGCACCTCGGCGACGACGCAGGCCGCCCGCGCGGTCTGCGCGAGCCGCCGCAGTTCACGCCGCGCGCGCACCGCGACGCTGCGCGGCGAGAGGACCCGGCCGCGACCTTCGCAGTACGGGCACGGAATCCGCATCAGCTCCTCGAGGTCCTGGTAGACGCGCTTCCGCGTCATCTCGACGAGCCCGAGGCCGGTGAGGTCGATGATGTGGATCTTCGTCCGGTCGGCGCGGACCGCGTCGCCGAGCGCGTCGAGGACAGCCCGCCGGTGCTGCAGGGACTCCATGTCGATGAAGTCGATCAGGATGATGCCGCCAATGTCCCGCAGCCGGATCTGCCGCGCGATCTCCCGCGCCGCCTCGATGTTCGTCTTGAGGATCGTGCTCGCGAGGTCGGTCTTCCCGACGTACTTGCCGGTGTTGACGTCGATGACGGTCGCCGCCTCCGTCCGGTCGAACACGAGGTAGCCGCCGCTCTTCAGCCAGACCTTGCGGTGAAGCGCCCGCTCGATCTCGCGCTCGACGTGGTGACCCTCGAAGATCGGCGCCGGGCCCTCGTGCAGCTGCACGCGGCCGGCGAGCGCCGGACTGAAGGTACCGATCAGTTCGCGGACCCGCCGCCATTCGTCCGGCGAGTCGAGCACAAAACGCTGGACCTCGCCGGTGAAGAGATCGCGCACGACCCGGCGGATCAGGCCGAGGTCCTGATAGAGGAGCGCCGGCGCGCGGGCGTCGCGCGCGCGGCCGGCGACGCCGCCCCACAACTGCAGCAGAAAGCGGACGTCGTCGGCGAGGTCCTTCTCCGCCACGCCTTCCGCGGCGGTCCGCACGATGAGCCCCATGCCCTCGGGCCGGAGGCGGTCGGCGATCGCGCGGAGGCGTCGCCGCTCCTGCTCGTCGCCGATCTTGCGGCTGACGCCGATGCCGGGCACGGTCGGCGTAAGCACGAGGTAGTGCCCCGGCAGCGCCACGTAGGTTGTCGCCCGCGCCCCCTTGCTGCCGCGCGGCTCCTTGGTGACCTGCACGAGGATCTCCTGACCGACGCGCACCCGCTCGGCGATCGCCGCACCCCGGCCGATGTGGTCCTCGATCTCCTCGGTCGCGCCGAACGCGGTGATGCGGCGGGTGCGGATGTCAGAGAGGTGCAGGAACGCGTTGCGGTCGAGCCCGACGTCCACGAACGCGGCCTCCATGCCCGGCAGTACGCTCGCCACGCGGCCCTTGTAGATGTTGCCGGCCAGCGGCTCGCCGCGCTCGATCAGGATACCGACGACGACGCCGTCTTCGACGACGGCCACGCGCACTTCAAACGGTTCGACGTTGGCGATGATCTCTTTGGCCATTCCCGCTCCAGTGCTAGAAGAGAATCTTCTGCCGACGCATCCCGACGTTCAGCAGCAGCGCCACCGCCCAGATCATCGTCATGAGGGCGCTGCCGCCGTAGCTGATGAACGGCAGCGGAATGCCGGTGATCGGCATGATCCCGACCGTCATCCCGACGTTGACGAAGACGTGGAAGGCGACCATGGACACGATCCCCACCGCGACGAGCGCGCCGAACCGGTCGCGCGCGACCGACGCCGTGCGCACGCCGCGCACCAGCCACACGTAGAACAGCGCGAGCAGCGCCACGCAACCGATGAACCCGAGCTCCTCGCCCACGACCGAGAAGATGAAGTCGGTGTGGTGCTCCGGCACGAACTGCAGCACGTTCTGGGTGCCCGCGAACAGTCCCTTGCCCCACAGCAGACCGCTGCCGACGGCGATCTTCGACTGGATGATGCCGTACCCCGATCCGAGCGGATCGAGCGAGGGGTCGAGGAACGACAGAAGCCGCCGGCGCTGATACGCCTTCAGGATGTGCCAGGCCAGCGGCGTCACCGCCGCGCCCGCGACGCCGATGAGCGCGAGGTCGCGCCGCCGCGCCCCGCCGGCGTAGAGCATGCCGGCGAAGATCGCGCCGTAGACCATCGCGGTGCCGAGGTCGGGCTGCCGAAAAATCAGGATCATCGGGATCGCGATGTGCGCGAGGAATGGCAGCAGGTCGCGGACCGACTCGTACGGCCCCGGCCGGTCGGTGAGGTGTCGCGCGAGGGTGACGACGATCGCGAGCTTCGCGAACTCGGACGGCTGGAACTGACCGAGCGGCCCGAGCGGGATCCACCGCTGCGCGCCGAGGCTCGACCGGCCGGCGACGAGGACGGCCGCGAGCAGCACCAGGTTTACAATGTAGAGCGCGCGCGCGCCGGACGCGAACGAGCGGTAATCGACGGCGAGAATGCCCCCCGCGATCACCACGCCGACGACGAGGTGCAGCACCTGACTGCGCACGTACACCAGCGGGTGCGGCCCGTAGTGCGTCGTGCTGTACACCATCACAAGGCCGAAGAGGCAGAGCAACAGCGTCGAGCCGAGCAGATACGGATCGAGGTAGCGAACGACCCGGCGGTCGAGTCCGATGCTCACCGGCCGGTTATCTCCCGAGGATCGGCGGGCGCGGCGCCCGGCGGCGCCGGCTGACTCGGCGGTGCGGGGACCGTGCGTCCCTGCTCCTCGGCGAGCCATGCTTGGAAGACCTGCTTGACGACCGGCAGGGCGTTCTCGGCGCCGAAACCGGCGTTCTCCACCATCGCCACGACGACGAGCCGCGGCGCGTCGGCCGGCGCGTACGCGGCAAACCACGCATACGGCTTGCCGTGCGACGCTTCCGCGGTGCCCGTCTTGCCGGCCGCGGTAAAGCCGGGCATCTGAAGCGCGGTGCCGGTGCCCCGCTCCACCACCGCCGTCAACCCTTCGCGCACGATGTCGAGCGTGTGCTGGGTCACGTCGATGCGGCCCCCGGGCGGTGGCGCGATCCGGGCCACGCTGCGGCCCCCGGGCGTCCGGATTTCGGTCACGACGTGCGGCGTGACGAGCGTACCGCCGTTGGCGACCGCGGCCATCATGCGCGCGATCTGCAGCGGCGTCGTGAGCACATAGCCCTGGCCGATGCCCATGTTGAGCGTGTCCCCGCCGAACCAGTCCTGCTTCCAGGCGCGCTTCTTCCACGCCGGGTCGGGGATGACGCCGTCGCCCTCGTTCGGCAGGTCCACGCCCGTCGGCGAACCGAGGCCGTACGTCCGCGCGAACTTGGCGACGGCGTTCGGGCCGGCGCGGCGGGCCAGGTCGTAGAAGCAGGCGTCGCACGACTGGGCGATCGCGTCGATGAAGTTGACGTGGCCGAGCGCCTTCCACTCGTGGAACGTCCAGCCGCCGAGGTTGTAGTATCCCGGCGAGTAGAAGCCCGTGTCGGGCGTCACGAGCCCCATCTGCAGCGCCGCCGACGCCGTGACGACCTTGAACACGGAGCCGGGCGGGTACGCGCCTTGGATCACGCGGTCGAGCAGCGGACGCGCCGGGTCCTTGAGGAGCGCGTTCCAATCGCTCGCCTTGATGCCGCCCGAAAACACGTTCGGATCAAACGCGGGATGGCTGACCATCGCGACGATCGTTCCGTCCCGCGGATCCATCGCCACGACGATGCCCGGCCGATCGCCGAGTCCGGCCTCGGCGACCTGCTGCACGGCAAGGTCGATGCCGAGGACGACCTCGTCGCCCGGAACGGCGGGCACGGTGCCCAGCGCGCGAACCATCCGGCCCTGCGCGTCGACCTCGGCCTGTAGCTGGCCGTTCCGGCCGCGGATATAGGCGTCGTAGGTCTCTTCGATGCCTTCTTTGCCGATCAGGTCGCCCATCTCGTACCCGGCCGAATGCAGGCGTTTCAGTTCCTGATCACTGATCTCGCCGACGTACCCGAAGATTTGCGCCGCCAGCGTCTTGTAGACGTACTGGCGGACCGGCTCGACCTCGACCAGGACGCCCGGCAGGTCGATCTGGCCCTCCTCGATCGCCCCGATGATCTCTTTAGGCACATCGCGCTTGAGGCGGACCGGCTCGAACGGGCGGTCGCGTCCGGCGGCAAGGCGCGTCAGGATGTCCGCCGGGTCCATGCCGAGGATCTTGCCGACCGCCTGGGCCTCCGCACGCGGGTGGCGCACCTCGAGCGGCAGGAGCGCCACCGTGAACGCGGGGCGGTTGGCGACGAGCGTGCGGCCGCGGCGGTCGACGAGCGCGCCCCGGGGCGCCGCAAGCGGCGTCACCCGCAGCCGGTTTTCTTCAGACAGCTTGAGGTAGTAGTCGCCCTGGACGATCTGAACCTGCCAGAGGCGGACAACGAGGACGGCCAGCATCGCCGCGACAACCACAACCATCGCGGCGAGGCGGCGTTCGAAAGCGTCCCGGTCCATGATTACGCGGGGTGAGACCGCTCGTACAGCCGGACAACCGCGGTGTCCAGCCGGCGCAGTCCGTGGAAAATAGGCACGGCGATGACGCCATTATAGCACGCGCTCCCGAGCACGGCGCGCGCGGCTTCGGGCAGCGGCTGCGGCGCGACCCCGACGAGATGCGCCCCGATCAGCGTCACGGCGCCGGCGAGCACCGAGACGAGCGCCCCGCCGGCGGCCGGCAGCCACGCGCTCTCGAGCGACAGGTTGCGCTCGCCGAGTCCCGCGGCGAACCCGACGCACACCCCCGCGGCCATGCCGAGCCCGAGCGGCGACCCCGACATCACGTCGTGGAACAAGCCGATACCGGCCCCGACCACCGCCCCTTCCTCGGAGCCGTGGAGAAGCCCGACCGTCATGACGAGCGGCACGAGCGGATCCGCGATGCCGCCGAACAGCGGCAGGTACGTCAGCCACGCGGTCTGGAGGACCGTGCCGGCCGCCGCGCAGACGGCGTAGACGAGGAAGCGCATCAGCCGCCAGGCCCCCGGCGCAGCACAATGAGGACGTCCTCGAGGTGCCCGAGGTCGGACGTCGGCCGCACGACCGCGTCCTGGAACATCGTCGCGCGCGAGACGCTCACAATCCTGCCGACCGGCAGCCCTTTCGGGTAGATCGGGCCGAGTCCCGAGGTCAGGAGAAGGTCGCCCGCCCGCACGTCGGCCTCGCGCGACAGATACGTCACCTTGAGATCGGTCTGGCCCTGCCCGACCACGACGCCCGCCTCGCGGGACCGGTCCAACACCACGCTCACCGCGCTGCGGGGATCGGCAACGAGCAGCACGCGCGCCCACGAACCCGCGGTCTCGATGACGTGGCCGACGACGCCGTCGCTCGTGATCACGGGATCGTCCCGCGCGACGCCCTCGGACGCGCCGCGGTCGACGAGGACCGTGCTGAACCACTGGCTGGGGTCGCGGCCGACGATCCGCGCCGCGAGCGAGCGGTACGGCAGTTGCTGCTTGAACCCGAGGAGGGCACGCAGGCGCCCGTTCTCCTGGGCGTCGGGCCTGAGGCGTGCATTCTCTTCGCGCAGCCGCGCGACTTCGGCGGAGAGACGTTGGTTTTCGGTCCGGAGGGTACCGATTTCGGAGATGAAACCCCACGCGTCGGCAAACGCGCCGCTCACCTTGGCGAGCGCCACTGCCGGCGGCGCCAGCACGGCCTCGAGCGCGGTGCCGAGCCAGCCGATCCGCCGCCCGTCCGGGGACCGCATCTGCGCCGTGAGGATCACGAGGGCGACGATGCAGAGCAGACTCCACACGAGGAGCCGGCGGCGGGCGAGTGCGGGCGACGGAAACACGCTACATCTTCTTGCTCGTGATGAGCACCTTCTTGAGCGTTTCGATTTCCTCGAGCGCGCGGCCGGTGCCGAGGACGACGCTGCTGAGCGGATCCTCCGTCAGCATCACCGGCATGCCGGTCTCCTCGCTGAGCAGCCGGTCGAGGCCGCGCAGCAGCGAGCCGCCGCCGGCCATGATGATCCCGCGGTCCACGATGTCCGCGGCGAGCTCGGGCGGGGTGCGCTCGAGCGTCATCTTCACCGCCTCGACGATCGCCGCGATCGGCTCGGCCATCGCCTCGCGGATCTCGCTGCCGGTCATGCGCACGGTACGCGGCAGGCCCGAGACCAGGTCGCGGCCCCGCACTTCGATGGACTGCTCGTCCTTCTGCGGATATGCGGAGCCGATCTTGATCTTGATGTCCTCGGAGGTCCGCTCGCCGATCAGGAG encodes the following:
- the mrdA gene encoding penicillin-binding protein 2; this encodes MDRDAFERRLAAMVVVVAAMLAVLVVRLWQVQIVQGDYYLKLSEENRLRVTPLAAPRGALVDRRGRTLVANRPAFTVALLPLEVRHPRAEAQAVGKILGMDPADILTRLAAGRDRPFEPVRLKRDVPKEIIGAIEEGQIDLPGVLVEVEPVRQYVYKTLAAQIFGYVGEISDQELKRLHSAGYEMGDLIGKEGIEETYDAYIRGRNGQLQAEVDAQGRMVRALGTVPAVPGDEVVLGIDLAVQQVAEAGLGDRPGIVVAMDPRDGTIVAMVSHPAFDPNVFSGGIKASDWNALLKDPARPLLDRVIQGAYPPGSVFKVVTASAALQMGLVTPDTGFYSPGYYNLGGWTFHEWKALGHVNFIDAIAQSCDACFYDLARRAGPNAVAKFARTYGLGSPTGVDLPNEGDGVIPDPAWKKRAWKQDWFGGDTLNMGIGQGYVLTTPLQIARMMAAVANGGTLVTPHVVTEIRTPGGRSVARIAPPPGGRIDVTQHTLDIVREGLTAVVERGTGTALQMPGFTAAGKTGTAEASHGKPYAWFAAYAPADAPRLVVVAMVENAGFGAENALPVVKQVFQAWLAEEQGRTVPAPPSQPAPPGAAPADPREITGR
- the rplU gene encoding 50S ribosomal protein L21; protein product: MYAVIDRGGKQMRVEQGQVVDVDRLSADKGAEVVLGRVLMVVDADNVQCGTPVVEGAQVMAKVLSHGRMRKVTVGKFRPKKHYRRRVGHRQPLSRVRIERIELGGARRGA
- a CDS encoding Rne/Rng family ribonuclease, whose amino-acid sequence is MAKEIIANVEPFEVRVAVVEDGVVVGILIERGEPLAGNIYKGRVASVLPGMEAAFVDVGLDRNAFLHLSDIRTRRITAFGATEEIEDHIGRGAAIAERVRVGQEILVQVTKEPRGSKGARATTYVALPGHYLVLTPTVPGIGVSRKIGDEQERRRLRAIADRLRPEGMGLIVRTAAEGVAEKDLADDVRFLLQLWGGVAGRARDARAPALLYQDLGLIRRVVRDLFTGEVQRFVLDSPDEWRRVRELIGTFSPALAGRVQLHEGPAPIFEGHHVEREIERALHRKVWLKSGGYLVFDRTEAATVIDVNTGKYVGKTDLASTILKTNIEAAREIARQIRLRDIGGIILIDFIDMESLQHRRAVLDALGDAVRADRTKIHIIDLTGLGLVEMTRKRVYQDLEELMRIPCPYCEGRGRVLSPRSVAVRARRELRRLAQTARAACVVAEVHPDVAVLLEEDPAWRRALEQATGKRVLVLPRPGIHLDRAVVRQADTPEAAARQAAQGDGAGEAIWLDPVRGEPLNVPDDETVDARMLRPIEASRPGVLVRLWAWVRGRRPEREPSPPPIEAAPLPLMSPNGPARPRRRGRGRGGRRRRPAEERS
- the rpmA gene encoding 50S ribosomal protein L27 yields the protein MAHKKGGSSSRNGRDSNAQRLGIKRFAGETVSAGSVLVRQRGTRYRPGENVGIGRDDTLFALAGGVVRFERRGRDGRQVSVYPAGA
- the obgE gene encoding GTPase ObgE, which produces MFIDRAAIQVKAGGGGNGVVAFRREKYVPKGGPSGGDGGRGGDVILRVDPNLNTLLPFRYRRLFRATRGAHGEGSRRSGRAGRDAVVAVPPGTIVVDAATGDVVADLVRPGDRVVVARGGRGGRGNAHFATPTHRAPRRAEPGEPGQERALRLELRLLADVGLVGLPNAGKSSLLARISAARPKIADYPFTTTEPMLGVVPLPDADGIVVADIPGLIEGAHRGAGLGHEFLRHIDRTRVLVHLVDLSAPDPEAAVATVTRELAQYAPALVGRPTLVAGNKIDLPEARARADAFVASAAAQGRPAVAISAATGEGIPALVAAMLRLLRAAAPPETGRRDALPEEGIGVAENLASDARTAETGARKRKAAGGGRG
- the nadD gene encoding nicotinate-nucleotide adenylyltransferase, which gives rise to MGGTFDPVHYGHLVTADEARWRFGLSAVIFVPNRHPPHKDPRDVSQPEDRYLMTFLATVTNPAFSVSRLEIERPGPSYTVDTIQELRRQYPDADLYYITGADALGQILRGEWRETAKLLELCQFIAANRPGYHLDPEAWSSIPAPLRAHLHNVHALEIPAMAISSTDIRARVRGGRPIRYLVPEAVEGYIVKHRLYTRARTPAGADAEGGGGA
- the mreC gene encoding rod shape-determining protein MreC is translated as MFPSPALARRRLLVWSLLCIVALVILTAQMRSPDGRRIGWLGTALEAVLAPPAVALAKVSGAFADAWGFISEIGTLRTENQRLSAEVARLREENARLRPDAQENGRLRALLGFKQQLPYRSLAARIVGRDPSQWFSTVLVDRGASEGVARDDPVITSDGVVGHVIETAGSWARVLLVADPRSAVSVVLDRSREAGVVVGQGQTDLKVTYLSREADVRAGDLLLTSGLGPIYPKGLPVGRIVSVSRATMFQDAVVRPTSDLGHLEDVLIVLRRGPGG
- a CDS encoding GNAT family N-acetyltransferase; translation: MLLTLRPAESGDAETILRLYEGVYHGGYSACFGRYGILGPKDVWWIQSEKDVVVLELNREPAGLLVFGRDKNRLLAEEVLLLPDALRQAPTAQALRTVVDRVDAELSRRFQEARQDRLRLRTAERNPLGMRLIVTGQFTIADALVVSSLDLPSAAAGAEPAPDVGTIPEGYVVRRAFAGQDEEVVAQLDEECLGGRAERHELAHHLGGRDVRTFLATRDGYPVGYVVAAARDNVGEWRLGVRETHRRRGVGTVLARTALAALGARGVHMVVGTHWAGDVVAEAFGSALGFTTERVYLYAERPL
- the mreD gene encoding rod shape-determining protein MreD, with translation MRFLVYAVCAAAGTVLQTAWLTYLPLFGGIADPLVPLVMTVGLLHGSEEGAVVGAGIGLFHDVMSGSPLGLGMAAGVCVGFAAGLGERNLSLESAWLPAAGGALVSVLAGAVTLIGAHLVGVAPQPLPEAARAVLGSACYNGVIAVPIFHGLRRLDTAVVRLYERSHPA
- the rsfS gene encoding ribosome silencing factor translates to MDSRGKALLAADAAESKLAGDVIVLDLQEHTPVTDYFVIASGTTRVQIRAITEAVEEAMKDAGVPKPRAEGRDDGRWVLLDFGDVVVHVMNPREREYYNLERLWGDTPILER
- the rodA gene encoding rod shape-determining protein RodA, which translates into the protein MSIGLDRRVVRYLDPYLLGSTLLLCLFGLVMVYSTTHYGPHPLVYVRSQVLHLVVGVVIAGGILAVDYRSFASGARALYIVNLVLLAAVLVAGRSSLGAQRWIPLGPLGQFQPSEFAKLAIVVTLARHLTDRPGPYESVRDLLPFLAHIAIPMILIFRQPDLGTAMVYGAIFAGMLYAGGARRRDLALIGVAGAAVTPLAWHILKAYQRRRLLSFLDPSLDPLGSGYGIIQSKIAVGSGLLWGKGLFAGTQNVLQFVPEHHTDFIFSVVGEELGFIGCVALLALFYVWLVRGVRTASVARDRFGALVAVGIVSMVAFHVFVNVGMTVGIMPITGIPLPFISYGGSALMTMIWAVALLLNVGMRRQKILF